One window of Nostoc sp. C052 genomic DNA carries:
- a CDS encoding amidase, which yields MNEVDLAFTPALELAQLIRRREISPLELVEIYLERIGQLNPQLGSYFTVTAELAIADAKAKTELLTTTSELPPFFGVPISIKDLNAVAGVTCTYGNPALLNNIPNYDDGVVTRIKQAGFTILGKTATSELGSFPYSEPAGFPPARNPWNLEYTPGGSSGGAAAAVAAALCAIAQGSDGGGSIRGPAACCGLVGLKPSRGRVSKAPVGERLAGIAVNGPIARTVADAAALLDAISGYVTGDPYWLPDPEPSFLAATQTKPGALRIAFDTSISPLGEADANCQQGVRQTVQLLEQLGHHVEQKSPDFSALVEPFQIVWQAGVAAAGLPVEALQPLNRWLFARTGSVAQYLQAVSQMQVVARQIVAFFDTVDVLVLPVYLHSPIRIGEWASLSPEETFQNIIEWVAPCPPANATGQPAIAIPVGFDSNGLPMSVQLIGKPAAEATIISLAAQLEAANPWIHHRPALAISG from the coding sequence TATTTTACGGTAACGGCAGAATTGGCGATCGCAGATGCCAAAGCCAAAACAGAATTATTGACAACTACCTCAGAATTACCGCCATTTTTTGGCGTGCCGATTTCCATTAAAGACCTCAATGCTGTAGCAGGTGTTACCTGTACTTACGGGAATCCGGCATTACTGAATAATATTCCTAACTATGACGATGGAGTTGTGACAAGGATTAAGCAAGCTGGATTTACTATTCTCGGTAAAACAGCCACTTCCGAATTAGGTTCATTTCCATACAGTGAACCTGCGGGTTTTCCCCCAGCAAGGAATCCGTGGAATTTAGAATACACCCCTGGCGGTTCCAGTGGTGGCGCAGCGGCGGCGGTAGCAGCGGCATTATGTGCGATCGCTCAAGGTTCTGATGGTGGTGGTTCAATTCGGGGGCCTGCGGCTTGTTGTGGTTTGGTGGGACTCAAACCATCCAGAGGCAGAGTGAGTAAAGCACCCGTAGGCGAACGCCTCGCGGGAATTGCCGTCAATGGCCCCATCGCCCGGACTGTCGCTGATGCTGCTGCCCTTTTGGATGCTATCTCTGGCTATGTCACAGGCGATCCTTACTGGTTGCCAGATCCCGAACCATCATTTCTCGCCGCCACTCAGACAAAACCTGGTGCTTTGCGAATTGCCTTTGACACTAGCATTTCTCCTTTGGGAGAAGCTGATGCTAACTGTCAGCAAGGTGTCCGCCAAACTGTCCAGTTATTAGAACAACTCGGCCACCACGTTGAACAGAAATCCCCGGATTTCAGTGCTTTAGTTGAACCATTTCAAATTGTCTGGCAAGCTGGGGTAGCGGCGGCGGGACTTCCGGTTGAAGCCTTGCAACCATTGAATCGCTGGCTATTTGCACGCACAGGTTCCGTTGCCCAGTACCTCCAAGCAGTTTCTCAAATGCAGGTAGTGGCACGGCAGATTGTGGCGTTTTTCGATACCGTGGATGTGTTGGTATTGCCAGTTTATTTACATTCACCTATCCGCATTGGAGAATGGGCTTCGTTGAGTCCAGAAGAGACATTCCAAAATATTATTGAGTGGGTTGCCCCTTGTCCGCCTGCGAATGCAACTGGACAACCTGCGATCGCAATTCCTGTAGGCTTTGACAGTAATGGTTTACCCATGAGTGTGCAGCTAATTGGTAAACCTGCTGCTGAAGCCACAATCATCAGCCTAGCAGCACAACTGGAAGCCGCTAACCCTTGGATTCATCATCGTCCAGCCTTGGCAATATCGGGCTAA